Part of the Paenarthrobacter sp. JL.01a genome is shown below.
AGGCCCGCGCAGAAGGCCGCGCCGCCTTGGTGGGCTACCTTCCCGCCGGGTACCCGACGGTCAAGGAAAGCATCGAAGCAGGTATCGCTTTGGCCCGTAACGGCGCCGACCTGATCGAGATCGGCATCCCGTACTCCGACCCCGTCATGGACGGCCCGGTCATCCAGGCAGCTACCACGGAGGCCATCTCCAACGGATTCCGCGTAGCAGACGTTTTTGACGTGGTTGCGGGGATCACGGCAACCACCGATGCTGCGGTGCTGGTGATGACGTACTGGAACCCGGTCATGCGCATGGGCGTCGATGAATTCTCCCGTCGCCTGGCGGAAGCCGGGGGAGCGGGGCTCATTACGCCGGACCTCGTTCCTGACGAAGCCGGTGAGTGGTTCGAAGCTTCAGACAAGTACGGACTGGACCGCGTGTTCCTGGTG
Proteins encoded:
- the trpA gene encoding tryptophan synthase subunit alpha, with amino-acid sequence MNEQTASKSAAAIDKARAEGRAALVGYLPAGYPTVKESIEAGIALARNGADLIEIGIPYSDPVMDGPVIQAATTEAISNGFRVADVFDVVAGITATTDAAVLVMTYWNPVMRMGVDEFSRRLAEAGGAGLITPDLVPDEAGEWFEASDKYGLDRVFLVAPSSTPERLDMTVKASRGFVYAVSIMGVTGTRTSVSSAAEEVVARAHAAGADRVCVGLGVSNPDHVREIAVYADGVIVGTALVAALRDGGVDAVGQLTKNLSAGLGRAAAEA